A stretch of Trichomycterus rosablanca isolate fTriRos1 chromosome 8, fTriRos1.hap1, whole genome shotgun sequence DNA encodes these proteins:
- the wu:fa25f02 gene encoding uncharacterized protein DDB_G0271670: MMSVQHVVLLLLLSCAHVRVHGVSGGGGAASIVANVTNVTNPEDCDVSKCPSAPCTRGFFWDQRSTCVFLNCADDASCDRLIAELGRSAQDGEPSPSAPPKSFSSATAHVPHPAPESNISSNTSSSSKILQPEQSSSSSPGSSPEEHSTGSSQGTRLTQSTENGHQTIPPQISNSSSPDVQPGGSSQDGQPGGSSQDSKPGGSSKDGQPGGSSKDGQPGGSSKDGQPGGSSKDGQPGDSTPDGPSQVGQPGGFSPNGHQNSSSPDEQPGGSSQDGKPGDSTPDGPSQVGQPGGFSPNGHQNSSSPDEQTGGSSPKGRPGGEAGGSSPHVQPTGSSSGNQNTPSQEGQQMSSSVENDHQGQNSSTTVITPTTSTTTTTTIVTATTTIASTTSTTVKATSASTSTTAPPATTPKPTTPKAGPSTPRTTFIPVLLSSTSSPTVPRVVQVTFGRDEGVVEAAGGSLTSHVVNTSSLLAALIFGVLFFTVTVALFLRHAYESYKRRDYTQVDYLINGMYNDSGL, translated from the exons atgatgagCGTCCAGCACGTcgtcctgctgctgctgctgtcgtGTGCACACGTCCGCGTTCACGGCGttagcggcggcggcggcgcggCGTCCATCGTGGCCAACGTGACCAACGTCACTAATCCGGAGGACTGCGACGTTTCTAAGT GTCCCTCTGCACCCTGCACTCGAGGTTTCTTCTGGGATCAGAGGTCCACGTGTGTGTTCCTAAACTGCGCTGACGACGCGTCGTGTGATCGGCTCATAGCAGAACTGG GACGGAGCGCTCAGGATGGTGAGCCGAGTCCCTCAGCTCCGCCTAAAAGCTTCTCATCAGCTACTGCTCATGTTCCTCATCCTGCTCCTGAATCAAACATCAGCAGTAACACCAGCAGCTCCTCCAAAATTCTCCAACCAGAGCAGAGCTCCTCATCAAGCCCTGGTTCCTCACCTGAGGAACATTCAACTGGGTCCTCACAGGGGACACGCCTGACCCAGTCCACGGAAAACGGGCATCAGACGATCCCACCTCAGATATCTAACAGTTCCTCACCAGACGTACAACCAGGTGGTTCTTCACAAGACGGTCAACCAGGTGGTTCTTCACAAGACAGTAAACCAGGTGGTTCCTCAAAAGATGGTCAACCAGGTGGTTCCTCAAAAGATGGTCAACCAGGTGGTTCCTCAAAAGATGGTCAACCAGGTGGTTCCTCAAAAGATGGTCAACCAGGTGATTCTACACCAGATGGTCCTTCACAGGTTGGACAACCAGGTGGTTTTTCACCAAATGGACATCAAAATAGTTCTTCACCAGATGAACAACCAGGTGGTTCCTCACAAGACGGTAAACCAGGTGATTCTACACCAGATGGTCCTTCACAGGTTGGCCAACCAGGTGGTTTTTCACCAAATGGACATCAAAATAGTTCTTCACCAGATGAACAAACAGGTGGTTCCTCACCAAAAGGACGACCAGGTGGAGAAGCAGGTGGTTCTTCACCACATGTGCAGCCAACTGGTTCCTCAAGTGGGAACCAGAATACTCCTTCACAAGAGGGTCAGCAGATGTCTTCATCAGTAGAAAATGACCATCAGGGACAGAATAGCTCCACCACCGTGATCACTCCAACCACTTCCACCACAACCACCACCACTATCGTCACGGCGACAACCACCATAGCATCAACAACCAGCACTACAGTTAAAGCTACCTCAGCTTCCACCAGCACCACGGCTCCACCGGCGACCACACCGAAGCCCACCACTCCCAAAGCGGGACCTTCCACCCCCCGTACCACCTTCATCCCGGTGCTCCTGTCCTCCACCTCATCGCCGACGGTCCCGCGCGTGGTACAGGTGACGTTCGGGAGGGACGAGGGCGTGGTGGAGGCGGCGGGCGGGTCGTTGACGAGCCACGTGGTGAACACCAGCTCGCTCCTGGCGGCGCTGATCTTCGGCGTGCTGTTCTTCACCGTGACGGTGGCGCTGTTCCTCAGGCACGCCTACGAGAGCTACAAGAGGAGGGACTACACGCAGGTGGACTACCTGATCAACGGCATGTACAACGATTCGGGGCTCTGA
- the ap3s2 gene encoding AP-3 complex subunit sigma-2: MIKAILIFNNHGKPRLIRFYQYFAEDMQQQIIRETFHLVSKRDDNVCNFLEGGSLIGGSDYKLIYRHYATLYFVFCVDSSESELGILDLIQVFVETLDKCFENVCELDLIFHMDKVHYILQEVVMGGMVLETNMNEIVAQVELQNRMEKSEGGLSAAPARAVSAVKNMNLPEIPRNINIGDINIKVPSLSPF; the protein is encoded by the exons atgatcaAAGCGATTCTGATCTTTAATAATCATGGCAAACCGAGACTCATCAGATTCTATCAGTACTTT gcGGAGGACATGCAGCAGCAGATCATCAGAGAGACGTTTCACCTGGTGTCCAAGAGAGACGACAACGTCTGCAATTTCCTCGAAGGCGGCAG TCTGATCGGCGGTTCGGACTATAAGCTGATCTACAGACACTACGCCACGCTCTACTTCGTCTTCTGCGTCGATTCGTCCGAGAGTGAACTCGGAATCCTCGATCTCATACAG GTCTTCGTGGAGACGCTGGATAAATGCTTCGAGAACGTCTGTGAGCTCGACCTGATCTTCCACATGGATAAA gtACATTATATCCTACAGGAAGTGGTGATGGGAGGGATGGTTCTGGAAACCAACATGAATGAGATTGTAGCTCAGGTGGAGCTTCAAAACAGGATGGAGAAATCAGAG GGTGGTCTCTCCGCTGCTCCGGCGCGAGCCGTCTCTGCCGTCAAGAACATGAACCTTCCCGAAATCCCTCGCAACATCAACATCGGCGACATCAACATCAAAGTCCCGAGCCTGTCCCCGTTCTGA